From Halanaeroarchaeum sulfurireducens, a single genomic window includes:
- a CDS encoding thioredoxin domain-containing protein: MDSMHPTPDWDADAHQDVVDAFAALDDAVITVWGADWCPDTRDELPPFAAALDAAGFDEARIEQIEVDSEKTGKGTEEYGIEYIPSIVVEREDEEIARFVESEPVPAAVHLASQFSDVDPEDY; encoded by the coding sequence ATGGATTCGATGCACCCGACTCCCGACTGGGACGCCGACGCTCACCAGGACGTCGTCGACGCCTTCGCCGCCCTCGACGACGCGGTTATCACGGTATGGGGCGCCGACTGGTGTCCAGACACTCGCGACGAACTCCCCCCGTTCGCCGCCGCACTCGACGCCGCGGGATTCGACGAGGCAAGGATCGAGCAGATCGAGGTCGACAGTGAGAAAACGGGCAAGGGGACCGAGGAGTACGGTATCGAGTACATCCCGAGCATCGTCGTGGAGCGTGAGGACGAGGAAATCGCCCGATTCGTCGAATCGGAACCCGTCCCGGCTGCCGTCCACCTCGCCAGCCAGTTCTCCGACGTGGATCCCGAGGACTACTGA